The Chloroflexota bacterium region CGTCGACGTCCGCGGAGACGAGCCGTCACCAGGAAATATAGCCGGCGGCCTGACCACACTGGAAGAAAAATCGTTGGGCGCTATCCTCAAAGGTGGTTCCACACCTGTCGTTCAAGTAATTAAATACGCCGAGAAACCATCACGAAAAGGATTAATCGTAATGGATGGGCCGGCTCATGATGTGGTCTGCAATACAGGCATGATAGCGTCTGGAGCTCAAGTTATCGTGTTTACTACCGGACGAGGCACTCCCATTGGCTCACCTATTGCCCCGGTTATAAAGGTATCATCCAACGCTGCGCTTTATAAGATGATGGAAGACAATATGGATATAAACGCTGGGGAAATAATAGAAAGTACAGAATCGATTCAAAGCGTCGGCGAGAAAATATTTGAAGAGGTTATTCAAGTTGCTTCCGGCAAGTCGACCAAGGCCGAGATACTGGGCCATCGTGAGTTTGCCATAAACGCCCTTATACCCACTGTGTAAATAGAAAAGCTCTAGCTGCCGCGTCCTCGCCCGGTCATTGAGATTATTTTCTCCACCTTACCATTCCTGACGCCGTATAATTCATCGTGCATGTTAGTTACTATGAACGGGTTATTGGGGATAATCTCCAGCCGCTCACCAAGTCCCAGTTTCTTCTTTGGGTCCGTATAAAATACGCGCGCTGATTCAGCGGCCACTGCCCCAAGCCAGAGGTCAGGTCTGCCGCGTATCCTTCCATAGCTGGGCTTCCCCTCCCATAAAAAGTCGGGCCTATCCTGAAAGGCCAGGAGAGGGTCTGAGCCAAGAGTCTTTGAGCCGGCGTCAACAACGGCGTGTCCAGAGTGGGAAGTACTCATTACACCGGCAAGTATGGTGAGGGTACAACTGTCCTCGGTACCGGCAAAGCGGCGCATATGTAACACGCTGCCTATAATACAGCTGCCGGGGTGGATTTCGTTTATTTCCGGGAATTTGCCTTGCTTTATATAATTGCAGGCGGGACGATATGTAGGCGATGACCCAATGCTGACATGGTGAATAGGGAGACCCGCTTTTTTCATCATTCTGGCCGTTTCCGACATCGCCGTGGCAACTTCATAGGTCAATTCATTAGCTCCCTCAGGTGTATCGCCGCCGTAAACTTCATGGGTGTAAATACCTGTCAAATCTACCCCCGGAAGCGACGATATTGCTTCTGCTATCTGCAGAGCTGGCCTGCCCGGTGGAACGCCGTACCGGTCGCCGCCGGTTTCAATTTTGAGCACTACCGGCACCTTTCGGCCTACCGTCTGACCAACTTCAGAGATTGCTTTAGCCTGTTCCACCATGTCCACAATCAGAGTTAATTTGAGGTTGGGTTGGCCGAGCAACCCTTTCAGTTTGGCCATTTTAAGTTGCCCGAAAAATGGGTGGGCAACCATAATGTCATCGAAACCTTCTGCGGCAAATACCTCAGCCTGGTCGATAGTCCCGACTTCTATGCCGCAGGCTCCGGCTTCTACTTGTAACCTCGTAATGAAGGCACTTTGATGAACTTTAATGTGAGGCCTCAGAAGCACCCCGGCTTCAGCTGCCAGACCGGACATTTCTTTAATGTTCGCTTCCAACTTGTCCAAGTCCAATAGAACGCAAGGGGTATCCAGAGACGGGTAAAGGCTTTTTGACGCTGCCATGAATGTTTACCTCTTTCTTTTCAGTTCTCTCAACTGCTGGTATTCCGGACGATTTCGGTAAAAGTCATCCAGAGTGTAGCAACCTGAAACCATACCGTTGCGCGGGGCAGTCAGGCAGTCCCCGCAGGTACGGCATATCAACTGGTATTTTAACGCTCTCCCGGCAAGTATGTCGGCGATAATGTCCGGGTAGCATAACGACATCCGCCCGATTCCCACAAAGTCCGTCATTCCATCGCTTATGACATTTTGCGCCACATTGGGCAACCACTGCTGCAGGTAAGAATAGCCGCTGCCGACGTAAGCTAATTCGGGGCGCTGGCGTTTTAATTCGGCGGTTATTGAAATCAAACGGTTCACTCCAATGAGCGGGTCTTCCGGCGGTCGATATGCGTCTAACAATGGTGAGAAGTAAGGTCGCAGGATATGAGCATTATAACCGGAACCGGCTGAGATACATACCAGTTTGATATCCAGTTTGAGCAGTAAATCCAGAAAAGCCAGCGGCTCGGCAAGGTCTATGCCCAGCCCGGTGCCGTCACCGCCAAATGCATAGAGATATTTACCACCACTGAATTCAGACGGCTCACCACGTCCGTCCGCACCTCGCTGAAAAGGTACGAAATCGAAGGCGCTGAAACGAACCGCGATGTCCAACCCCGGTGCCTCTGCCCGAATGCCAGCCACGATTTCCCTCAGAAATCTGGCCCTGTTTTCTAAGCTGCCCCCATAACGTCCGGGACGCTCCACAGCGCTCAAGAATTCGTGACCGAGATAGCCGTGGCAATGCTTTATATCGACGAAATCAAATCCGGCTTGCTGCGCCAGCTTTGCCGCCTTAACGAAATCTTCTATTAGCTGTGCAATATCATCGTCAGTCATCAACGGCGTGTCGCTGGTCGCCCCAAATCTCTGGTCCAGAAGAGGGTGATGGTAGAGAATTTTGGGCTCAGGACGCTTCATATCATGTGGTTTGGAAACCCGCCCCGAATGGGTCAGTTGTAAACCAACTGATAAGTCGCTACTGCGGCTGAAATGCTCTTCATGAGTTTGCACCAGCAGTTCTCGCATTTCAGCAACCTCACCCACCGTCTCTTCGGATATCATTAACTGATTCGGACTCCCCCTGCCATCCGGGCGGACAGCTGCGGCTTCCCCGCCAAATATCAATTTCGCGCCACTGAGTCCGAAACGCTGCCAGCGCCGCCTGGTCAGCTCCGTCGGGCGTCCGTCGGTAGTGCTGTCCCAGCCTTCCATTGGAAGTATGGCAAAACGATTCCCGATTACCCTGTCACCGAGGACATAGGGCCTGGCCAGCGGTGAATCCGGTCCTGATTTTACTTCTTTATCAAAAGGCAGGGACACCCCGATTTGATTTACATAGCGGGTGAAGTCGTCAGTGCTTTTAATGGCAACAATATTCCGCATGGCTATACCACCCTTGTTTTAGTCCAGCGCTATCTCTTCAAATTCCACAATCAGTCTGTCCGGCTGGAACCGCTTCAGCACTTCATCGGCAGGCGCGTCGATAAATCGCTTTAGCGCACGCTCACAGCTCTCGACGTTTTCAAAAACGGACTCGGATATGCCGTAAATATCGTTGTTATTGAGCCTCTTTATGACCCTGTTTATAGTGTACTGCTTCAATTCCGGACGAGCCAGGTTCTTGAAATTGGTCGCATGTTCCGTGCGCCACAACTCCCACGTTTCGTCAGGGTCATACCCCGGTTTAAGCCGTATCACTCCCATAAACTTAACCATGGCAAACCTCCTTTTCGATGTAAAAGTATATCATCTATATGATTAAATTTAGCGAGCCAAGGATATATATTGCCAAGTATGCTTCATTTCTGTAATCGCTGTCAAAAATGGATTATAGTTACAAAAAGAAAAGGAAGGAGTTAAAAACGATGAAAAAAGAAGGTATTTCACCTGAACGCATATTTGAGCCCATGGGCTGGTCACACGCCATAAAGACGGGTAATACTATTTACCTCGCCGGCATGGTGGGCTTCGATGAGCATCGAAATATCG contains the following coding sequences:
- a CDS encoding NADH:flavin oxidoreductase; its protein translation is MAMRNIVAIKSTDDFTRYVNQIGVSLPFDKEVKSGPDSPLARPYVLGDRVIGNRFAILPMEGWDSTTDGRPTELTRRRWQRFGLSGAKLIFGGEAAAVRPDGRGSPNQLMISEETVGEVAEMRELLVQTHEEHFSRSSDLSVGLQLTHSGRVSKPHDMKRPEPKILYHHPLLDQRFGATSDTPLMTDDDIAQLIEDFVKAAKLAQQAGFDFVDIKHCHGYLGHEFLSAVERPGRYGGSLENRARFLREIVAGIRAEAPGLDIAVRFSAFDFVPFQRGADGRGEPSEFSGGKYLYAFGGDGTGLGIDLAEPLAFLDLLLKLDIKLVCISAGSGYNAHILRPYFSPLLDAYRPPEDPLIGVNRLISITAELKRQRPELAYVGSGYSYLQQWLPNVAQNVISDGMTDFVGIGRMSLCYPDIIADILAGRALKYQLICRTCGDCLTAPRNGMVSGCYTLDDFYRNRPEYQQLRELKRKR
- a CDS encoding alanine racemase — translated: MAASKSLYPSLDTPCVLLDLDKLEANIKEMSGLAAEAGVLLRPHIKVHQSAFITRLQVEAGACGIEVGTIDQAEVFAAEGFDDIMVAHPFFGQLKMAKLKGLLGQPNLKLTLIVDMVEQAKAISEVGQTVGRKVPVVLKIETGGDRYGVPPGRPALQIAEAISSLPGVDLTGIYTHEVYGGDTPEGANELTYEVATAMSETARMMKKAGLPIHHVSIGSSPTYRPACNYIKQGKFPEINEIHPGSCIIGSVLHMRRFAGTEDSCTLTILAGVMSTSHSGHAVVDAGSKTLGSDPLLAFQDRPDFLWEGKPSYGRIRGRPDLWLGAVAAESARVFYTDPKKKLGLGERLEIIPNNPFIVTNMHDELYGVRNGKVEKIISMTGRGRGS